The genomic DNA TGCGATGACTCGCAACGCGAACGCTGGTCGCGGCGATCCATTCGGGCAGATGGTGAAGATCTTCCTCACGTAGAAAGCGTCCACCGGCCGCAGCGGCCATGTTCCTCAGCAAGCGGTCATCGAGCTGCGTTTGCTTGCCTTCCAGATCGGGATCGGTCACCTCGAACTTCAGCACGCCCTCCGGATCGTGCACGGTGTGGAAAGCGTAGCTGCCGGGTTCTTCCGCAATGAACTCGGCACGGAAGAAGTTCTTTCCGGTAGCGAAGAGATTGATGCTGCGCGTCGATGAGGGTGTGGACCCGCCCGGCTTGGTGTAGACGAGTTGCGCTTCGAGCGACGGAACGATCAGCGGTTCGTAGTTGCCGGTGTAGGCATTGCCGGAAATGACCACGCGCTCGCCGGCCTCGTAGTGCTTGCGATCGGTGCGGAGCTGGGTAAGTGGCGATGCTCCGTCCAACAACTGCAGCGCGAGAGTCTGCATGATCTGGCCCCAGAGGATCGAGTAGTACTTTTCTCCCGTGCGGCTGCGCCAGCGGTAGGTCTCGTCGGTGCCGAAGTAAACGCACTTGCCGGAGCCGTAGCCTTGCATCGCGAAGACGGGCTGCTTGCCGTAGCGACCCGCGGTGGACGAACGCGAGTCGGTCAACAGCACGTCCGCACCCGGCTTCACCCGGGCAACCGGTGCGACCCAGCGGACGCCGGGAAAGTTCGCCCAGATCCGCTCGTTCTCCGCGGCATCGCCATCCATCTGGAGGTAAGGCGAACGACGGCCTGCAGGCGACAACTCCAGCGGGAACGGCGCGGAATCGCGCTGCATCCGCATGGCCCGCGGCTTGGTGGTGTCGGGCAAGACCGGCAGCAGGATTTCCAACGGGGTGCCAAGGTAGGACGAGGGATTGAAGTTCGGCCCCGCGAGGAAGATGATGCCACCGCCAGCTTCCACCCACTCGACGATCATTTCCATGCGGTCCTGGCCGAGGTCCCTCGGACTGACGTCACCAAGGATGAGCACCTGTGATTCAAAGAGACCTTCGCGCGTCGATGGTAGCGACGGAAGGAAGGGCGAGTCGGGTTTGTTAGAAAGACCGGGCTCGCCATCAATCATCACGCTCTTCACCACGAGCCGCTGGTCGCGCTGGAGGTAATCGAGCAAGAAGCGGAAGTCCCAGCGTGGCTCCTGCTCCACCAGCAGGACACGGAACTTCTTGTCGGTGATGCGGGTGGTAGTGGCCGCGCTGTTGTTTTCTCGACCAACCTCTTCATCGCGCAACGGCACCGCAATCTCCAGCTTCGCTTCGCCCGGCTTGGATGGCACGTAGCTCAGCGAGACCTCGCGCGTTTCATCGCCGCCCAGGGTGAGTTCGGCTTTCGCCACGACTTCACCATCCGCCTTCAGCTCGACCACCGATGGCTTCTCCTCGAGGGCACGCGAAATGACCTTGGCGTGCACTTCAAGGCGTTCGTCCACGAAGGCGAGGCTCTGGGCCGTAACCTCGGCCACCTCGATGTCCGGCGGCGAGCTGACGCCCACGCCGTAGATGAAAAGCGGGACGTTCTTCTCGCGGGCAATCTGCGCGGCCTCGATCGGCGAAGAGCCGCTGTTGTTGCCACCATCGGTGATGAGCACCACGCCACCGAGCGGTTGGCTGCGGGGCTCTTGGATCACCTGTCGCAGCGCCTCGCCGATCGCGGTGGTGGGTCCACTACTCTCGATGACGGGAAACTTTACCGAAGGCGGAGCCTTGTCTTTGCCCGCGATCATCTCGGGCGAGCCGAGAGGCTTGAGCACGTTCCCGAATTGATAGAAGCGCAGGTCGGAGCCAGCGGAAAGGCGCGTCCACAAGTCCAGCTTGCGGTTGTCACCGAGGCGCTGGATGAGTTCATGGCGGCTCAGGTTCTTTACCTGTTCCACCACGTTCGCATCGGTCTTGGCCTCGATATCGCTGGCCGGATCAATGAGTCCCGCGGCGATGGCCGCCCGATTGATGTCGGCGGGAGTGTCGCGCCGATCGGGCAGACTCATGCTACGCGAGCTGTCCACCACCATGGCCAGCGGCTGCTTCACCGGATGATACTCGGTGAAGTGAATCACCGGCTTCGCGAGCAAGGCCGCTAGCACCGCGACGGCGACCAGCCGCAGGGTGGCCAATATGGATTTCTTCGGCCGCGAGACGCCGGAAGCGCACCGGAGATACGCAACGACCGTCAATGCCGCGAGAAGGACGAAGATCAGAAACGCCCATGCCGGTGCCAGACCTTCGTAACCCCACGTCCACGTGCGCTGGACGCCGGTGGCATCCGCGAGCAGGAACGAAGATGGAGCGGGAAGGTTCATGCTAGCGGGCGTAGCTCATGCGATGGGCCATGGCGGCTTCTGCTACGAATAATGCAACCACCGCCCAAATCAGCGTGGTCCAGAATTCCTTCTTCACCACCATGCGGGCGTCGCCGCCGGTCGCGCTGGTGCGCGGCACCTCGGCAAGTTCGGTCATCACGGCGGGATCCACCGGTCGCAAGTCCGACTCACTGGAAGCAAGCTGCACCGCAAAGTCAGCTACCGGTTCATTCGCGACTTCGATCTGATAGACACCCGCCTTCTCCGTGGCGCCATAGCGAAGGTAGCTGCCCGACTCATCGCTGGCGACTTGGCCGGCGGTGCGGGCATTGGCAGCATCCGGTGCCTTCACCGTGAAATCCTTGCCAGCCAGCGAATCATCGACGGGCATGCGAAGGGTCTCTCCCGGAGCCAGATTGAGGTTCGCGCGGTTGCGGTCGTGGACGAATCCCGTGATGCGTTGAAGAAAGGGAACGAAGGCCGGATGCAGCGGCAGGTTCGTCCATTCACGAGTCAGGTTGGCATTGAAGAGCAGCACCGTGCCCTTGCCATGCCGCCACTCGGCGAGCGATGGCTTGCCATCGGCAAAGGCGAGCACTGTAGCCGCATCGCTCTTCAGCGTGAGAGGGCAATGCCGCGTGAACTTCACCGAGCCAAGGCCACCGTTCGACGATTCGTTCCAGAAGCGGGTGATCTCATGTGTGAAGCCATCCTTTTGCCATGCCACCGGCGCCTCGTTGGCTGCTGCTTCCACGGGTGCGCCCAAAGTGCCGGGAAGCATCTTCACCAGCCCCTCCGGCGTGCCTTCGGCTCCGAGCCCGCTGGCAGAGCCTGGGAAAACCACGACATTGCCGCCGCTCGTCACGTAGGTATCCAGTGCTTCCGCCGCCTCGCCTGTTAGACCGGCGGGCTCGCAGAGGAAGACGATCTCGGGTCGCTCGTCTTTCGCGGCGGCAATCATCGTCGCCAGTTCCGCAGCATTGGCGAATCGCGGCGCAAGGAAGTAATGCTCCGCCTGCTCGCGTGGCACCGGCACCAAGGCACGGGAAAGGAAGTAGCCCGCCTGTGCCATTGCTTCACCGGCCACAATCACCACGTCCATGCGTCCGGCGACGTCCAGCGCTACATTTCTCTGATTGTCGCACGCCAGTGCATCGGCTGGCACGGTGGCGGTGACGAAATGCGGACCGGCATCGGTGAAGCTGAGATTCATGGTCACCGCCTGAGTTTCACCGGGCGCGATTGCCGGAATAGTCGCCGAGCCCGCAGGCTGTGAGCCATCGATCGTGAAGTTCACCGCGAGCCCGTTCACCGGAGCAGCGCCGGAGTTTAGCACTTCCGCGCGGATGCGCACCGGCTGTCCGACCGAAGGAACGCCGCCCTCCTGACTCAAGCTCGTGATCCCGAGGTTCTCACTCGCCGCTTCTCCAACGACGACAGGCCGGATGACGATCTCCGGATGCTCGCGAGCCAGTAGCTTCAATTCATCGCGCTTCAGAAAGGCAGTGGCTTGGCCGTCGGTGTAGATGCGGATCTCGCGCGGATGGCCGGTTACGTTCTGCAGCGCTTCCACGGCCGAGCGCAGCGCTTGAGAGAAGTCGCTGGCGTAGTCGCTCACCACCGCCTCATCGAGGGACTTGCGGACCATCGCAAAGTCATTCTCCGGCTTGCCGATCAAGGGAACCGTCCGCGACCCAGCGAGATAGAGCCCGACCAATGACTGCGAATCCTGTTGATCAAGCCACGAGCGAATTTCCGATTTGGCGCGATCGAAGCGGCTTTGCGCGCCATCCGATTGTCCCATGCTTGCCGAGTGATCTAACAAAATCACGGCGGCCACCGGCTCGCTGCCGCCACCCACACCGAGGCCTTTCAATACCGGCCGCGCGAACGCGAGCACCGCCAGCGCGATCACGAGGCAGCGCAGGACCAGCAGGATCAGCTCATCCAGCTTCACGCGGCGCTGGTTCTTGAGCACCGCATCGTTGAGGAACCTCATTGCGCCCCAGGCGGTCGATTTGACCCGGAACTTGTTGAGCAGGTGAATGAGGATCGGCACGCCCACCGCGGCCAATCCACCGAGCACCCATGGAGAAAGGAAGCTCATGGCCTATTTGCCGACCTTCTGCCGGAAGGCGAGGTAGCCGCTCAGGGTTTCAGCGAGATCCTTGCCGGTATCGACCAGCAGGTAGTGGGCTTGATATTTGTCGCAAATGCGGCGGACGCGCGTCTGGAACGCCCCGATGTTTTCAAGATACGAGCGCCGGAAATCGTCGGGAGAAATCTTGAGCCGGTCTGCGCCTTCGAGATTGCGGAACTCCCAGGTTCCATCGAAAGGGAAGGTCAGCTCGTAGGGATCGAGCGTGTGGAAGACGATCACCTCGTGGCCACTGTAGGTGAAACGTTCCAGCGCGCGGCCGAAGCCTTCTTCATCATCGATGAGATCGCTGATGATGATGACGATGCCACGACGACCTGCTCCGCGAGAGACTTGTTGAAGGGCAGTGCCGAGATTGGTTCCGCCAGTGGCCTTGAAGGCGGAAAGGCGGTCCATGATGTGCTGGATCCGCTGGAGGTTGTCCGTACGTGGGATGGACTCACGGATCTCACCATCCACGAGCGCGAGCGCCACGGCATCGCGCTGCAGCAGGATGATGTGCGCCAGGCAGGCGGCCATGATCTTGGCGAACTGGAGCTTGGTCAGCTTGCCCGAGCCGTAGTTCATCGAGGCGCTGCCATCGACCACCAGATGAGTGACGAAGTTCGTGTCCTGCTCGTACTGGCGGATGTAGTAGCGGTCGGAGCGGCCGAGCACCTTCCAGTCGAGATGCCGCGTGTCATCACCCGGCGCGTATTCACGGTGTTGCGCGAACTCGATGGCGAAACCATGAAAAGGCGAGCGGTGTTCGCCGACACGATAGCCTTCAACGATCTTGCGCGCCATGATGCCGAGCGCTTCGCCCCGCGACACGGCATCCGGATCCAGTAGGTCAGCGTTCATGTTTCGGAACAGCCGCGAGGACGCGCTTCACGATCTCGTCCGAGGTGATGTTCTCGCTCTGCGCGCTGAAGTTCACCGCGATGCGGTGGCGCAGGATCGATGGAGTCACCGCCGCCACGTTGTCGCAACCGGCATAGACCTGGCCATGGATCATCGCATGCGCCTTTGCCGCCATGATCAGGCTGAGGCTGGCGCGGGGACCTGCGCCAAAGCTCAGGTAGCGGGCGCAATCGGCCAGCGCGTATTCCTCATGTGGACGGGTGGCGCGGACGAGGTTGAGCGCGTATTGGTACACGTGATCGGCGACCGGCAGGGCCTTCACGGTTTCTTGCATCGATTCGATCATGGTGCCGTCGAGCACGGCTTGGGGCTTTTCGCTCTTCGCGCCGGTGCCGCGCTTCATCACCTCAAGTTCCTCCTTCTCCTTGGGATAGCCGACGTGGATGAGGAACATGAAGCGATCGAGCTGCGCTTCTGGCAGTGGATAGGTGCCTTCCTGTTCCAGCGGATTCTGCGTCGCCAGCACGAAGAACGGCGATGGCAGCGGACGAGTGACCCCACCCACGGTCACGCGGCGCTCCTGCATCGCCTCCAGCATCGCGGCCTGCGTCTTCGGCGGGGTGCGATTGATTTCGTCGGCGAGCACGATGTTAGAGAACAAGGGCCCGGGGTGGAACTTGAACTCCTTCGCGCCGGTCACGGGGTCCTGATGAATGACCTCGGTACCCGTAATATCGCTCGGCATCAGGTCGGGCGTGAATTGGATGCGGCGGAAGGTGAGATGAAGCGTGTCCGCGAGCGTGGAAATCAAGAGCGTCTTCGCCAGTCCGGGCACACCGACGAGTAGCGAATGGCTCTTGGTCAGGATCGAGATCATGATCTGCTCGATCACGTCCTTCTGGCCAACAATCACCTTCTCCAACTCCTTCTGCACCGCGGCATACACCCGGCGGCATTCGTTGATGGCATCCGGAGTCACGGGAGCAACATCCGCCGGCTTCGGCTGGGCAAGGGTTTCAGACATGTTCATGGAAGACGGGTTCGGAGAATGTAGGACGCTGCCAGCGCGGTGGCAATCTCACCCCGGGGGCGCGTGTCAGGATGTGACGATATTTGCGGGCAGAACGTTGCTCCCCAATCGGGGGGAATTCACGACCGGAACCCTGCCGATCGTCGCGGGGAATCCTCTCGCTTCCAGACCCCTTCCGGATAATCTCCGTTGCCATCAAAATGAGACTTCATTTCAAGTCGCTCGCTGCCTCGCTGACCGCCCTTGGATTGCTCGGCTCCTGCGCGCTCATCACGAAGACCCCATCTGCGAGTGCAACGAAACGCAGCCATGGCCATGCCATCACCTTCCAGGCGGGAGAATTCCTGCCAGACCGGCGGCCGCTCAAACCGGAGGACAACCGGGATCTCCGCGAGATGGCACTCAGCCTTCCTATCTGGGACAGCAAGTCCGAGGAATCGGTCCGCTGGGTCTATCAGAACAGTTTCCCCGCTCTCAAAACGAATACCTGGAGAACGCCGACGGATGGAGGGCAGCTTCCCATCCAGGTGAAGCGTCTTCCGGATTCCTGGACGGGAGCCCAGAGGATCGAGCTTTGGACTCCTCCGTCGATGGCCGAGCGATCTCCACGAGATCGAGGTTGGACCTTCATCCTCAAGCGCAAGAAGGGTGGCTGGTTGGTCGAAAGGGGAGCCAACAAGAAAGAGTAGCCACCCCGCCAGTCCCAGCCATGCCAGTGGGAACGTGATGAATGGAAAAGCCGGGAACCGCTTGCGCAGTTCCCGGCCTCCTTGCCCATGATACGTCTGAAGGGGGCTACCGTTACGGGTTCAAGGTGACCTTGTAGAAGGCCTTGGCTCCGGCGGGCAGGCTGTTGTCCGTATAGGTCGTCGTTCCTGCGGCGCCCGGGAACGCGGCGTCCAAGGAAGTCCACGATCCGGCACCCAGGGTGGTGCTGCGTTCGATCTTGAACGTGACACCGGTGGCGCTCGGCCAGGTCAGGCTGAAGCTCGACGGGTCTTTCTGCAGCGCCGTGACCTTGAAGCCCGACGTGCCGTCGGCCGGATTCAGTCCGAGGCGGAACTCGGTGAGATTGTCCGTGCCGTCGCCATCCGGATCGGCACTTCCGGGAAGGGCCTGGGCAGCCGTTCCCTTCGCCTGATTGAGCTCACCGGCAAGGACCAGATCATCGCCACCGCCCCAGTAGAGGTCCTCCCAGAAGTCGCTGAGACCATCGGCATCGGTATCGCGGTCCTGAACGGACAGGGCCACCTTATCCACGCCGGGGAAGGTATTGCCGCCGCCGGTGTTCTTGAAGGCGACACCGAGCGACTGACCGATGCTGGCGTGGCCATTCGGCACCACGAATACCATCTCGTATCCGTCCTTGGCATCAGTCGTCACCTGAATGGTGCTACCCGGGAGCTGGACGATGCCGGAGCCCGTGTTCACCACCAGATAGGCACTGAGGGTGCCAGCAACGGTGCGGGAATAGGTCAGGCGAATCGTGTCGCCCGCCTTCAGCTGGTAGGAGGTCGGATTGTAGACCGCATTGCCCGACTGGAGGAAGGCGTGCTTGGCCCCATGACGGAAGGTCGAGGCGGTCGTCTCCGTGCCGCTGTCATTGGATGCGGTCGATTGCTCGGTCCAGATCGTCCAGTAGGTCACGTCCCCTGCCGCGGCAGTGTCCCAGTTGCCGGCCTTCGCAGCATTGACGGTTCCCGGAACGGGTCCGAGCAGTTCGAAGCTGCCATTGTGCTTGGTGAGACCGATCAGCTCATGGACGTTCGGCACGCTGTTGATGTCGTTCGGATTGGTGCCGTAGTAGAGCGCCTCCACGCCGTCAGCGAATCCATCGAAGTCCGAGTCCACGGCCAATGGGTTCGTGCCGTAGGTATTCACCTCGAGCCCGTCGTTCAATCCATCGCCATCGGTATCCGCGACGTTGGGATTGGTCTGGGTTCCCGTGGTCAGATTCATCTCCACGCCATCGCTCAGGCCATCGCCGTCGGAGTCGGCG from Luteolibacter sp. Y139 includes the following:
- a CDS encoding VWA domain-containing protein, with the protein product MNLPAPSSFLLADATGVQRTWTWGYEGLAPAWAFLIFVLLAALTVVAYLRCASGVSRPKKSILATLRLVAVAVLAALLAKPVIHFTEYHPVKQPLAMVVDSSRSMSLPDRRDTPADINRAAIAAGLIDPASDIEAKTDANVVEQVKNLSRHELIQRLGDNRKLDLWTRLSAGSDLRFYQFGNVLKPLGSPEMIAGKDKAPPSVKFPVIESSGPTTAIGEALRQVIQEPRSQPLGGVVLITDGGNNSGSSPIEAAQIAREKNVPLFIYGVGVSSPPDIEVAEVTAQSLAFVDERLEVHAKVISRALEEKPSVVELKADGEVVAKAELTLGGDETREVSLSYVPSKPGEAKLEIAVPLRDEEVGRENNSAATTTRITDKKFRVLLVEQEPRWDFRFLLDYLQRDQRLVVKSVMIDGEPGLSNKPDSPFLPSLPSTREGLFESQVLILGDVSPRDLGQDRMEMIVEWVEAGGGIIFLAGPNFNPSSYLGTPLEILLPVLPDTTKPRAMRMQRDSAPFPLELSPAGRRSPYLQMDGDAAENERIWANFPGVRWVAPVARVKPGADVLLTDSRSSTAGRYGKQPVFAMQGYGSGKCVYFGTDETYRWRSRTGEKYYSILWGQIMQTLALQLLDGASPLTQLRTDRKHYEAGERVVISGNAYTGNYEPLIVPSLEAQLVYTKPGGSTPSSTRSINLFATGKNFFRAEFIAEEPGSYAFHTVHDPEGVLKFEVTDPDLEGKQTQLDDRLLRNMAAAAGGRFLREEDLHHLPEWIAATSVRVASHRKLELYYSTWILGGLCLLLFAEWTLRRLSRLK
- a CDS encoding BatA domain-containing protein, with translation MSFLSPWVLGGLAAVGVPILIHLLNKFRVKSTAWGAMRFLNDAVLKNQRRVKLDELILLVLRCLVIALAVLAFARPVLKGLGVGGGSEPVAAVILLDHSASMGQSDGAQSRFDRAKSEIRSWLDQQDSQSLVGLYLAGSRTVPLIGKPENDFAMVRKSLDEAVVSDYASDFSQALRSAVEALQNVTGHPREIRIYTDGQATAFLKRDELKLLAREHPEIVIRPVVVGEAASENLGITSLSQEGGVPSVGQPVRIRAEVLNSGAAPVNGLAVNFTIDGSQPAGSATIPAIAPGETQAVTMNLSFTDAGPHFVTATVPADALACDNQRNVALDVAGRMDVVIVAGEAMAQAGYFLSRALVPVPREQAEHYFLAPRFANAAELATMIAAAKDERPEIVFLCEPAGLTGEAAEALDTYVTSGGNVVVFPGSASGLGAEGTPEGLVKMLPGTLGAPVEAAANEAPVAWQKDGFTHEITRFWNESSNGGLGSVKFTRHCPLTLKSDAATVLAFADGKPSLAEWRHGKGTVLLFNANLTREWTNLPLHPAFVPFLQRITGFVHDRNRANLNLAPGETLRMPVDDSLAGKDFTVKAPDAANARTAGQVASDESGSYLRYGATEKAGVYQIEVANEPVADFAVQLASSESDLRPVDPAVMTELAEVPRTSATGGDARMVVKKEFWTTLIWAVVALFVAEAAMAHRMSYAR
- a CDS encoding DUF58 domain-containing protein, with translation MNADLLDPDAVSRGEALGIMARKIVEGYRVGEHRSPFHGFAIEFAQHREYAPGDDTRHLDWKVLGRSDRYYIRQYEQDTNFVTHLVVDGSASMNYGSGKLTKLQFAKIMAACLAHIILLQRDAVALALVDGEIRESIPRTDNLQRIQHIMDRLSAFKATGGTNLGTALQQVSRGAGRRGIVIIISDLIDDEEGFGRALERFTYSGHEVIVFHTLDPYELTFPFDGTWEFRNLEGADRLKISPDDFRRSYLENIGAFQTRVRRICDKYQAHYLLVDTGKDLAETLSGYLAFRQKVGK
- a CDS encoding AAA family ATPase; protein product: MSETLAQPKPADVAPVTPDAINECRRVYAAVQKELEKVIVGQKDVIEQIMISILTKSHSLLVGVPGLAKTLLISTLADTLHLTFRRIQFTPDLMPSDITGTEVIHQDPVTGAKEFKFHPGPLFSNIVLADEINRTPPKTQAAMLEAMQERRVTVGGVTRPLPSPFFVLATQNPLEQEGTYPLPEAQLDRFMFLIHVGYPKEKEELEVMKRGTGAKSEKPQAVLDGTMIESMQETVKALPVADHVYQYALNLVRATRPHEEYALADCARYLSFGAGPRASLSLIMAAKAHAMIHGQVYAGCDNVAAVTPSILRHRIAVNFSAQSENITSDEIVKRVLAAVPKHER